A region of Pongo pygmaeus isolate AG05252 chromosome 15, NHGRI_mPonPyg2-v2.0_pri, whole genome shotgun sequence DNA encodes the following proteins:
- the HOMEZ gene encoding homeobox and leucine zipper protein Homez isoform X2 yields the protein MVRGWEPPPGLDCAISEGHKSESTMPPNKEASGLSSSPAGLICLPPISEELQLVWTQAAQTSELDSNEHLLKTFSYFPYPSLADIALLCLRYGLQMEKVKTWFMAQRLRCGISWSSEEIEETRARVVYRRDQLHFKSLLSFTHHAGRPPEEVPPPPMPAPEQVGIGIGPPTLSKPTQTKGLKVEPEESSQMPPLPQSHQKLKESLMTPGSGALPHQSDFWQHLQSSGLSKEQAGRGPNQSHGIGTASWNHSTTVPQPQARDKPPPIALIASSCKEESASSVTPSSSSTSSSFQVLANGATATSKPLQPLGCVPQSVSPSEQALPPHLEPAWPQGLRHNSVPGRVGPTEYLSPDMQRQRKTKRKTKEQLAILKSFFLQCQWARREDYQKLEQITGLPRPEIIQWFGDTRYALKHGQLKWFRDNAVPGAPSFQDPAIPTPPPSTRSLNERAETPPLPIPPPPPDIQPLERYWAAHQQLRETDIPQLSQASRLSTQQVLDWFDSRLPQPAEVVVCLDEEEEEEEEELPEDDEEEEEEEEEEDDDDDDDVIIQD from the coding sequence CTATCTCTGAAGGGCACAAATCAGAAAGCACCATGCCTCCTAATAAAGAGGCCAGCGGTCTCAGTAGTTCACCAGCGGGGCTCATCTGCCTCCCTCCAATCTCTGAGGAGCTACAGCTTGTGTGGACCCAAGCAGCCCAGACCAGTGAGCTAGACAGCAATGAACACCTGCTAAAAACCTTCAGCTACTTTCCCTATCCCAGCCTAGCAGACATTGCCCTTCTCTGCCTACGTTATGGGTTGCAGATGGAGAAAGTCAAGACTTGGTTTATGGCCCAGCGCCTCCGCTGTGGTATTAGCTGGTCATCTGAAGAAATAGAAGAGACTCGAGCCCGAGTAGTCTACCGTCGGGACCAACTCCATTTCAAATCCCTTCTCTCTTTTACTCATCATGCAGGACGGCCCCCAGAGGAGGTGCCTCCTCCTCCAATGCCAGCTCCAGAACAAGTTGGTATTGGAATAGGTCCTCCGACTCTTAGCAAGCCCACCCAGACGAAAGGATTGAAGGTAGAGCCTGAGGAGTCCTCTCAGATGCCACCACTGCCACAGAGTCACCAGAAATTAAAGGAGTCCCTGATGACACCTGGCAGTGGAGCATTGCCCCACCAATCAGATTTTTGGCAACATCTTCAAAGCAGTGGCCTCTCAAAGGAGCAGGCAGGCAGGGGTCCCAACCAGTCACATGGCATAGGTACTGCTTCCTGGAACCACTCCACAACCGTCCCCCAGCCACAAGCTCGGGATAAACCCCCACCAATTGCATTAATTGCCAGTAGTTGTAAGGAGGAGTCAGCATCTAGTGTTactccctcttcttcctctacCTCTTCTTCTTTCCAGGTACTGGCTAATGGAGCTACTGCCACCTCTAAACCCCTCCAGCCACTAGGCTGTGTCCCACAGTCAGTGTCACCCAGTGAACAGGCATTACCCCCACATCTGGAACCAGCCTGGCCCCAAGGGCTACGGCATAACTCAGTACCAGGTAGAGTTGGCCCCACAGAGTACCTTTCCCCAGATATGCAACGCCAGCGAAAGACCAAGCGCAAAACCAAAGAGCAGCTGGCTATCCTTAAATCCTTTTTTTTACAGTGCCAATGGGCACGGCGTGAGGATTACCAAAAGTTAGAACAGATCACTGGTTTACCTCGGCCTGAGATCATTCAGTGGTTTGGTGACACACGCTATGCCTTGAAGCATGGGCAACTAAAATGGTTTCGGGACAACGCAGTACCTGGTGCCCCTAGTTTCCAAGACCCAGCAATTCctacaccaccaccatcaacccGCTCCTTGAATGAAAGGGCTGAGACACCACCTCTGCCGATCCCTCCACCCCCACCGGATATACAACCCTTGGAGAGGTACTGGGCAGCCCACCAACAGCTACGGGAAACTGATATCCCTCAATTGAGTCAGGCATCAAGGCTTAGCACCCAGCAGGTACTGGATTGGTTTGACTCTCGATTACCTCAGCCAGCTGAGGTGGTAGTTTGTCTagatgaagaagaggaagaggaggaggaagaactgCCAGAAgatgatgaggaagaggaggaggaggaggaggaggaagatgatgatgatgatgatgatgtgatcATACAAGACTga
- the HOMEZ gene encoding homeobox and leucine zipper protein Homez isoform X1, producing the protein MLRSRISIRSRHPRRAISEGHKSESTMPPNKEASGLSSSPAGLICLPPISEELQLVWTQAAQTSELDSNEHLLKTFSYFPYPSLADIALLCLRYGLQMEKVKTWFMAQRLRCGISWSSEEIEETRARVVYRRDQLHFKSLLSFTHHAGRPPEEVPPPPMPAPEQVGIGIGPPTLSKPTQTKGLKVEPEESSQMPPLPQSHQKLKESLMTPGSGALPHQSDFWQHLQSSGLSKEQAGRGPNQSHGIGTASWNHSTTVPQPQARDKPPPIALIASSCKEESASSVTPSSSSTSSSFQVLANGATATSKPLQPLGCVPQSVSPSEQALPPHLEPAWPQGLRHNSVPGRVGPTEYLSPDMQRQRKTKRKTKEQLAILKSFFLQCQWARREDYQKLEQITGLPRPEIIQWFGDTRYALKHGQLKWFRDNAVPGAPSFQDPAIPTPPPSTRSLNERAETPPLPIPPPPPDIQPLERYWAAHQQLRETDIPQLSQASRLSTQQVLDWFDSRLPQPAEVVVCLDEEEEEEEEELPEDDEEEEEEEEEEDDDDDDDVIIQD; encoded by the coding sequence CTATCTCTGAAGGGCACAAATCAGAAAGCACCATGCCTCCTAATAAAGAGGCCAGCGGTCTCAGTAGTTCACCAGCGGGGCTCATCTGCCTCCCTCCAATCTCTGAGGAGCTACAGCTTGTGTGGACCCAAGCAGCCCAGACCAGTGAGCTAGACAGCAATGAACACCTGCTAAAAACCTTCAGCTACTTTCCCTATCCCAGCCTAGCAGACATTGCCCTTCTCTGCCTACGTTATGGGTTGCAGATGGAGAAAGTCAAGACTTGGTTTATGGCCCAGCGCCTCCGCTGTGGTATTAGCTGGTCATCTGAAGAAATAGAAGAGACTCGAGCCCGAGTAGTCTACCGTCGGGACCAACTCCATTTCAAATCCCTTCTCTCTTTTACTCATCATGCAGGACGGCCCCCAGAGGAGGTGCCTCCTCCTCCAATGCCAGCTCCAGAACAAGTTGGTATTGGAATAGGTCCTCCGACTCTTAGCAAGCCCACCCAGACGAAAGGATTGAAGGTAGAGCCTGAGGAGTCCTCTCAGATGCCACCACTGCCACAGAGTCACCAGAAATTAAAGGAGTCCCTGATGACACCTGGCAGTGGAGCATTGCCCCACCAATCAGATTTTTGGCAACATCTTCAAAGCAGTGGCCTCTCAAAGGAGCAGGCAGGCAGGGGTCCCAACCAGTCACATGGCATAGGTACTGCTTCCTGGAACCACTCCACAACCGTCCCCCAGCCACAAGCTCGGGATAAACCCCCACCAATTGCATTAATTGCCAGTAGTTGTAAGGAGGAGTCAGCATCTAGTGTTactccctcttcttcctctacCTCTTCTTCTTTCCAGGTACTGGCTAATGGAGCTACTGCCACCTCTAAACCCCTCCAGCCACTAGGCTGTGTCCCACAGTCAGTGTCACCCAGTGAACAGGCATTACCCCCACATCTGGAACCAGCCTGGCCCCAAGGGCTACGGCATAACTCAGTACCAGGTAGAGTTGGCCCCACAGAGTACCTTTCCCCAGATATGCAACGCCAGCGAAAGACCAAGCGCAAAACCAAAGAGCAGCTGGCTATCCTTAAATCCTTTTTTTTACAGTGCCAATGGGCACGGCGTGAGGATTACCAAAAGTTAGAACAGATCACTGGTTTACCTCGGCCTGAGATCATTCAGTGGTTTGGTGACACACGCTATGCCTTGAAGCATGGGCAACTAAAATGGTTTCGGGACAACGCAGTACCTGGTGCCCCTAGTTTCCAAGACCCAGCAATTCctacaccaccaccatcaacccGCTCCTTGAATGAAAGGGCTGAGACACCACCTCTGCCGATCCCTCCACCCCCACCGGATATACAACCCTTGGAGAGGTACTGGGCAGCCCACCAACAGCTACGGGAAACTGATATCCCTCAATTGAGTCAGGCATCAAGGCTTAGCACCCAGCAGGTACTGGATTGGTTTGACTCTCGATTACCTCAGCCAGCTGAGGTGGTAGTTTGTCTagatgaagaagaggaagaggaggaggaagaactgCCAGAAgatgatgaggaagaggaggaggaggaggaggaggaagatgatgatgatgatgatgatgtgatcATACAAGACTga